A section of the Mastomys coucha isolate ucsf_1 unplaced genomic scaffold, UCSF_Mcou_1 pScaffold15, whole genome shotgun sequence genome encodes:
- the Coq4 gene encoding ubiquinone biosynthesis protein COQ4 homolog, mitochondrial isoform X1, whose translation MATLLLRSLRLHRSLPYRTRPSVDVPLRAGSHGARLLYPDHIPTTPLQKMLLAAGAAGMALYNPYRHDMVAVLGETTGCHTLEFLRDQMKKDPEGFQILQERPRISLSTLDLSKLQSLPEGTLGREYLRFLDVNKVSPDTRAPTRFVDDEELAYVIQRYREVHDMLHTLLGMPTNMLGEVVVKWFEAVQTGLPMCILGALFGPIRLRAQSLQVLFSELIPWAIQNGRRAPCVLNIYYEQRWEQPLTALREELGISPPPKHIQGLA comes from the exons ATGGCGACCCTGCTGCTTCGCTCCCTGCGCCTCCACCGCAGTCTCCCGTACCGTACGCGGCCATCTGTAG ATGTGCCCCTCAGGGCCGGGAGCCATGGCGCCCGCCTGCTGTACCCGGACCACATCCCCACCACCCCGCTTCAAAAGATGCTGCTGGCCGCCGGTGCGGCGGGAATGGCGCTCTACAACCCCTATCGTCACG ACATGGTTGCAGTTCTAGGGGAGACCACGGGGTGCCACACCCTGGAATTCCTCAGGGACCAGATGAAGAAGGATCCAGAGGGTTTCCAGATTCTACA AGAGCGTCCCCGGATCTCACTGTCTACCCTCGACCTAAGCAAGCTCCAGAGCCTGCCTGAAGGGACTCTGGGCCGCGAGTATCTTCGCTTCCTGGATGTGAAT AAAGTCTCTCCAGATACACGAGCACCTACACGCTTCGTGGACGATGAAGAGCTAGCGTATGTGATCCAGAGATACCGTGAGGTGCATGACATGCTCCACACCCTGCTGGGCATGCCCACCAATATGCTCG GAGAGGTTGTAGTAAAGTGGTTTGAGGCTGTGCAAACTGGCCTACCCATGTGCATCCTGGGAGCACTCTTCGGACCCATCCGCCTCCGTGCTCA GAGCCTCCAAGTGCTGTTCTCGGAGCTGATCCCTTGGGCGATTCAGAACGGGCGCAGGGCCCCATGTGTCCTCAACATCTACTATGAGCAGCGTTGGGAGCAGCCCCTGACAGCCCTGAGGGAGGAGCTGGGCATCAGTCCTCCCCCAAAACATATCCAGGGCCTGGCCTAA
- the Coq4 gene encoding ubiquinone biosynthesis protein COQ4 homolog, mitochondrial isoform X2, which yields MLLAAGAAGMALYNPYRHDMVAVLGETTGCHTLEFLRDQMKKDPEGFQILQERPRISLSTLDLSKLQSLPEGTLGREYLRFLDVNKVSPDTRAPTRFVDDEELAYVIQRYREVHDMLHTLLGMPTNMLGEVVVKWFEAVQTGLPMCILGALFGPIRLRAQSLQVLFSELIPWAIQNGRRAPCVLNIYYEQRWEQPLTALREELGISPPPKHIQGLA from the exons ATGCTGCTGGCCGCCGGTGCGGCGGGAATGGCGCTCTACAACCCCTATCGTCACG ACATGGTTGCAGTTCTAGGGGAGACCACGGGGTGCCACACCCTGGAATTCCTCAGGGACCAGATGAAGAAGGATCCAGAGGGTTTCCAGATTCTACA AGAGCGTCCCCGGATCTCACTGTCTACCCTCGACCTAAGCAAGCTCCAGAGCCTGCCTGAAGGGACTCTGGGCCGCGAGTATCTTCGCTTCCTGGATGTGAAT AAAGTCTCTCCAGATACACGAGCACCTACACGCTTCGTGGACGATGAAGAGCTAGCGTATGTGATCCAGAGATACCGTGAGGTGCATGACATGCTCCACACCCTGCTGGGCATGCCCACCAATATGCTCG GAGAGGTTGTAGTAAAGTGGTTTGAGGCTGTGCAAACTGGCCTACCCATGTGCATCCTGGGAGCACTCTTCGGACCCATCCGCCTCCGTGCTCA GAGCCTCCAAGTGCTGTTCTCGGAGCTGATCCCTTGGGCGATTCAGAACGGGCGCAGGGCCCCATGTGTCCTCAACATCTACTATGAGCAGCGTTGGGAGCAGCCCCTGACAGCCCTGAGGGAGGAGCTGGGCATCAGTCCTCCCCCAAAACATATCCAGGGCCTGGCCTAA